A window of the Sporosarcina sp. FSL K6-2383 genome harbors these coding sequences:
- a CDS encoding TIGR03826 family flagellar region protein, with amino-acid sequence MAELRDCPSCGEFFNYTGIREVCAKCAMNEEKLYEEVYRFLRKRENRSATVERIIEETGVSESLLYKWVRKGRLQPAMFPNLGYPCDKCGKLTNKGKLCASCTEDIQNELNRFEAVKEFREAIVENDKITYLSDRDRGRRRS; translated from the coding sequence ATGGCAGAACTACGAGATTGCCCATCATGTGGTGAATTTTTCAACTATACAGGAATACGCGAAGTTTGCGCGAAATGCGCCATGAACGAAGAAAAGTTGTATGAGGAGGTCTATCGCTTCCTTAGAAAACGTGAAAACCGTTCGGCAACAGTAGAACGAATTATTGAAGAAACAGGCGTTTCCGAATCATTACTCTACAAATGGGTACGAAAAGGTCGATTACAGCCCGCCATGTTCCCGAATCTAGGCTATCCATGCGATAAATGTGGCAAGCTGACAAACAAAGGGAAGCTGTGTGCAAGCTGTACGGAGGATATTCAAAACGAATTGAACCGGTTTGAGGCAGTAAAAGAATTCAGGGAAGCAATCGTAGAAAATGACAAAATAACATATCTTTCAGATCGAGATCGTGGGCGTAGACGATCATAA